A window of the Pogona vitticeps strain Pit_001003342236 chromosome 4, PviZW2.1, whole genome shotgun sequence genome harbors these coding sequences:
- the LOC110070158 gene encoding ubiquitin carboxyl-terminal hydrolase CYLD isoform X1, with translation MGRPGDQGGGARRGRCRGFPSTLLPPSSSCSLWPSPSSGGRRAETRSAAPPVSPRPCPGNTKMNTLVMYPSHQFSEEDKKMYYILTDDFPYGSKLFPAGSICYLNEQTFLHHISMGSTRFWRFVMVEDGSVVTMDVESLQPLNDKMADFLLAVSNVHERLNCFLDCRLLDAAMKARVGQQVFVELNHQTFPGVIRYIGKLHKSPWPSGLCPVYFGVELQGDGDGKGHCDGTYNGTKCFKCKPGGGIFLPFNKLQFLPMPEDTKLKEVEKLDGIQEMPVKVGEAVGFYLDDAFTRGIAMDVYKEGSTWMVKVCLEDEAIMDGFRIIPMDSVVKEELLLPAFEIEADSGPQDRLKCKRSESETEKETKPPSLDVNSMVQIDLEKGNSVTGTIRWVGCLPNTREKVAGVELDEEKGVSDGELQGIRYFSCPPKRGLFVKLESCQPDMRFQTNSHTPWESLELSGPDTPAVFSNLPPLRDEMAVKVLSGRMRGIQGHCNSCYMDAALFSLFSCTSVLDSMLYKPSFPPELQVQKILRDKIVNPLRQNGFVAARSVMDLRHHLTEKGQCSSFATSEKDPEEFLNLIMHRILGIEPLLKLQSGRLKEQECYYYQIFMDKQEDLVVPNVQQLVEHSFLSSDLKLVEIPSCFIIQMPRFGKEYKMFSKIIPSLELDITDLLQDSPRECFVCGDAATRECSACFKDKMFADTGLKQYCDPCCRQAHSHYQRKAHRTTELHIPEEFHRAFCQGNRRVPREKLELFAVLCIETSHYVAFVKYGPEKENWMFFDSMADRHGDENGYNIPTVTLCPEVAKYLEMPVAALAMEQPRDMEGVAKRLFCDAYMYMYQSKRMALYK, from the exons ATGGGTCGCCCTGGAGACCAGGGGGGCGGTGCCCGGAGGGGGCGGTGCCGGGGCTTTCCGTCGACGCTCCTGCCGCCTTCCTCTTCCTGCTCTCTatggccttccccctcctccGGAGGAAGGAGAGCCGAGACGCGGTCCGCAGCCCCGCCGGTGAGCCCAAGGCCCTGCCCGGG GAACACTAAGATGAATACTTTAGTCATGTACCCCTCCCACCAGTTTTCAGAAGAAGATAAAAAGATGTATTATATCTTGACTGATGACTTTCCTTATGGTAGCAAGCTGTTTCCTGCAGGGAGTATATGTTACCTGAACGAACAGACTTTCctgcatcacatcagcatggggTCCACTCGTTTCTGGAGGTTTGTCATGGTCGAGGACGGTTCTGTGGTCACGATGGATGTCGAGAGTCTGCAGCCCCTGAATGATAAGATGGCTGATTTCCTTCTGGCTGTCAGCAATGTTCACGAACGGTTAAACTGCTTTCTGGACTGTCGACTTCTAGACGCAGCCATGAAAGCCAGAGTGGGTCAACAGGTCTTTGTAGAACTAAACCATCAAACGTTCCCTGGAGTCATCCGCTACATTGGGAAGCTTCATAAGAGCCCTTGGCCGTCTGGACTCTGCCCTGTTTACTTCGGGGTGGAGCTGCAG GGTGACGGTGATGGCAAAGGCCACTGCGATGGAACCTATAACGGGACCAAGTGCTTCAAGTGTAAGCCGGGCGGGGGCATTTTTTTGCCCTTTAACAAGCTGCAGTTCCTGCCAATGCCGGAGGACACAAAACTGAAGGAGGTGGAAAAGCTGGATGGCATTCAGGAGATGCCAGTCAAAGTCGGGGAGGCCGTGGGCTTCTATTTGGACGATGCCTTCACACGAGGAATAGCAATGGATGTGTACAAAGAAGGGAGCACCTGGATGGTGAAAGTGTGCCTG GAGGATGAAGCCATCATGGATGGTTTCCGGATTATCCCTATGGACTCTGTGGTGAAAGAGGAGCTGCTGCTTCCAG CTTTTGAAATAGAGGCAGATTCGGGGCCTCAAGACCGGCTAAAATGTAAGAGAAGTGAGAGCGAAACAGAGAAGGAAACCAAGCCACCCTCCCTGGACGTGAACTCCATGGTCCAGATCGATTTAGAGAAGGGGAATTCCGTCACGGGAACGATCCGCTGGGTTGGCTGCCTACCCAACACTCGGGAGAAAGTGGCTGGGGTTGAGTTG GATGAAGAGAAGGGGGTGTCGGATGGGGAGTTGCAAGGCATCCGCTACTTCAGCTGCCCCCCCAAGAGGGGTCTCTTTGTGAAATTGGAGTCGTGCCAGCCAGACATGCGTTTCCAGACAAACAGTCACACACCTtgggaatccctggagctga gtgGACCAGACACCCCTGCGGTCTTCAGCAACCTGCCACCCCTCAGGGACGAGATGGCTGTGAAGGTCTTAAGTGGGCGGATGAGAGGGATCCAAGGCCATTGCAACTCCTGCTACATGGATGCCGCCCTTTTCAG CCTCTTCTCCTGCACATCAGTCCTGGACTCCATGCTCTACAAGCCTTCTTTCCCACCTgagctgcaagttcagaagatcCTCCGGGACAAGATAGTCAACCCTCTCAGGCA gaatggttttgttgctgctagGAGTGTGATGGATCTACGGCATCACCTGACGGAGAAGGGCCAGTGTTCCAGCTTTGCCACCTCAGAGAAAG ACCCTGAGGAGTTTCTGAATCTCATCATGCATCGCATCCTTGGGATAGAGCCCCTTTTGAAACTACA GTCTGGGCGGCTGAAGGAGCAAGAGTGCTATTATTACCAGATATTTATGGACAAGCAGGAGGACTTGGTGGTGCCGAATGTGCAGCAGCTGGTGGAACATTCCTTCCTGTCTTCTGATCTCAAGCTGGTGGAG ATCCCATCCTGCTTTATCATTCAAATGCCCCGTTTCGGCAAGGAGTACAAGATGTTCAGCAAGATCATTCCCTCCTTGGAGCTGGACATCACCGATCTGCTGCAGGATA GTCCCAGAGAATGCTTTGTGTGTGGAGATGCGGCCACTCGAGAGTGCTCGGCGTGCTTTAAAGACAAAATGTTCGCCGACACGGGTCTGAAGCAGTACTGTGATCCCTGCTGCAGGCAG GCTCACTCTCATTACCAGCGGAAGGCCCACCGGACCACCGAGCTGCACATCCCAGAGGAGTTCCACAGGGCTTTTTGCCAAGGCAACCGGCGGGTCCCTCGGGAGAAGCTGGAGCTCTTTGCCGTTCTCTGCATCGAGACGAGTCACTACGTTGCCTTCGTGAAATATGGACCAGAAAAGGAGAACTGGATGTTTTTTGACAGCATGGCAGACAGGCATG GTGATGAGAACGGTTACAACATCCCCACGGTGACCCTGTGCCCAGAGGTGGCGAAGTACTTGGAGATGCCGGTGGCTGCCTTGGCCATGGAGCAGCCCCGAGACATGGAAGGAGTCGCCAAGCGCCTCTTCTGTGATGCCTACATGTACATGTACCAGAGCAAGAGGATGGCGCTCTATAAATGA
- the LOC110070158 gene encoding ubiquitin carboxyl-terminal hydrolase CYLD isoform X2: MNTLVMYPSHQFSEEDKKMYYILTDDFPYGSKLFPAGSICYLNEQTFLHHISMGSTRFWRFVMVEDGSVVTMDVESLQPLNDKMADFLLAVSNVHERLNCFLDCRLLDAAMKARVGQQVFVELNHQTFPGVIRYIGKLHKSPWPSGLCPVYFGVELQGDGDGKGHCDGTYNGTKCFKCKPGGGIFLPFNKLQFLPMPEDTKLKEVEKLDGIQEMPVKVGEAVGFYLDDAFTRGIAMDVYKEGSTWMVKVCLEDEAIMDGFRIIPMDSVVKEELLLPAFEIEADSGPQDRLKCKRSESETEKETKPPSLDVNSMVQIDLEKGNSVTGTIRWVGCLPNTREKVAGVELDEEKGVSDGELQGIRYFSCPPKRGLFVKLESCQPDMRFQTNSHTPWESLELSGPDTPAVFSNLPPLRDEMAVKVLSGRMRGIQGHCNSCYMDAALFSLFSCTSVLDSMLYKPSFPPELQVQKILRDKIVNPLRQNGFVAARSVMDLRHHLTEKGQCSSFATSEKDPEEFLNLIMHRILGIEPLLKLQSGRLKEQECYYYQIFMDKQEDLVVPNVQQLVEHSFLSSDLKLVEIPSCFIIQMPRFGKEYKMFSKIIPSLELDITDLLQDSPRECFVCGDAATRECSACFKDKMFADTGLKQYCDPCCRQAHSHYQRKAHRTTELHIPEEFHRAFCQGNRRVPREKLELFAVLCIETSHYVAFVKYGPEKENWMFFDSMADRHGDENGYNIPTVTLCPEVAKYLEMPVAALAMEQPRDMEGVAKRLFCDAYMYMYQSKRMALYK; the protein is encoded by the exons ATGAATACTTTAGTCATGTACCCCTCCCACCAGTTTTCAGAAGAAGATAAAAAGATGTATTATATCTTGACTGATGACTTTCCTTATGGTAGCAAGCTGTTTCCTGCAGGGAGTATATGTTACCTGAACGAACAGACTTTCctgcatcacatcagcatggggTCCACTCGTTTCTGGAGGTTTGTCATGGTCGAGGACGGTTCTGTGGTCACGATGGATGTCGAGAGTCTGCAGCCCCTGAATGATAAGATGGCTGATTTCCTTCTGGCTGTCAGCAATGTTCACGAACGGTTAAACTGCTTTCTGGACTGTCGACTTCTAGACGCAGCCATGAAAGCCAGAGTGGGTCAACAGGTCTTTGTAGAACTAAACCATCAAACGTTCCCTGGAGTCATCCGCTACATTGGGAAGCTTCATAAGAGCCCTTGGCCGTCTGGACTCTGCCCTGTTTACTTCGGGGTGGAGCTGCAG GGTGACGGTGATGGCAAAGGCCACTGCGATGGAACCTATAACGGGACCAAGTGCTTCAAGTGTAAGCCGGGCGGGGGCATTTTTTTGCCCTTTAACAAGCTGCAGTTCCTGCCAATGCCGGAGGACACAAAACTGAAGGAGGTGGAAAAGCTGGATGGCATTCAGGAGATGCCAGTCAAAGTCGGGGAGGCCGTGGGCTTCTATTTGGACGATGCCTTCACACGAGGAATAGCAATGGATGTGTACAAAGAAGGGAGCACCTGGATGGTGAAAGTGTGCCTG GAGGATGAAGCCATCATGGATGGTTTCCGGATTATCCCTATGGACTCTGTGGTGAAAGAGGAGCTGCTGCTTCCAG CTTTTGAAATAGAGGCAGATTCGGGGCCTCAAGACCGGCTAAAATGTAAGAGAAGTGAGAGCGAAACAGAGAAGGAAACCAAGCCACCCTCCCTGGACGTGAACTCCATGGTCCAGATCGATTTAGAGAAGGGGAATTCCGTCACGGGAACGATCCGCTGGGTTGGCTGCCTACCCAACACTCGGGAGAAAGTGGCTGGGGTTGAGTTG GATGAAGAGAAGGGGGTGTCGGATGGGGAGTTGCAAGGCATCCGCTACTTCAGCTGCCCCCCCAAGAGGGGTCTCTTTGTGAAATTGGAGTCGTGCCAGCCAGACATGCGTTTCCAGACAAACAGTCACACACCTtgggaatccctggagctga gtgGACCAGACACCCCTGCGGTCTTCAGCAACCTGCCACCCCTCAGGGACGAGATGGCTGTGAAGGTCTTAAGTGGGCGGATGAGAGGGATCCAAGGCCATTGCAACTCCTGCTACATGGATGCCGCCCTTTTCAG CCTCTTCTCCTGCACATCAGTCCTGGACTCCATGCTCTACAAGCCTTCTTTCCCACCTgagctgcaagttcagaagatcCTCCGGGACAAGATAGTCAACCCTCTCAGGCA gaatggttttgttgctgctagGAGTGTGATGGATCTACGGCATCACCTGACGGAGAAGGGCCAGTGTTCCAGCTTTGCCACCTCAGAGAAAG ACCCTGAGGAGTTTCTGAATCTCATCATGCATCGCATCCTTGGGATAGAGCCCCTTTTGAAACTACA GTCTGGGCGGCTGAAGGAGCAAGAGTGCTATTATTACCAGATATTTATGGACAAGCAGGAGGACTTGGTGGTGCCGAATGTGCAGCAGCTGGTGGAACATTCCTTCCTGTCTTCTGATCTCAAGCTGGTGGAG ATCCCATCCTGCTTTATCATTCAAATGCCCCGTTTCGGCAAGGAGTACAAGATGTTCAGCAAGATCATTCCCTCCTTGGAGCTGGACATCACCGATCTGCTGCAGGATA GTCCCAGAGAATGCTTTGTGTGTGGAGATGCGGCCACTCGAGAGTGCTCGGCGTGCTTTAAAGACAAAATGTTCGCCGACACGGGTCTGAAGCAGTACTGTGATCCCTGCTGCAGGCAG GCTCACTCTCATTACCAGCGGAAGGCCCACCGGACCACCGAGCTGCACATCCCAGAGGAGTTCCACAGGGCTTTTTGCCAAGGCAACCGGCGGGTCCCTCGGGAGAAGCTGGAGCTCTTTGCCGTTCTCTGCATCGAGACGAGTCACTACGTTGCCTTCGTGAAATATGGACCAGAAAAGGAGAACTGGATGTTTTTTGACAGCATGGCAGACAGGCATG GTGATGAGAACGGTTACAACATCCCCACGGTGACCCTGTGCCCAGAGGTGGCGAAGTACTTGGAGATGCCGGTGGCTGCCTTGGCCATGGAGCAGCCCCGAGACATGGAAGGAGTCGCCAAGCGCCTCTTCTGTGATGCCTACATGTACATGTACCAGAGCAAGAGGATGGCGCTCTATAAATGA